A segment of the Amycolatopsis thermophila genome:
CGAACACGCTGGTCGGCGTGATCGTCGGTGCCGCCGTGGTCTTCCTGTTCTCGGGCCTGGCGGTCAACGCCGTGTCGCGCGCCGCCGGTGCGGTCGTCTACGAGGTGCGCCGCCAGTTCCGCGACATCCCGGGGATCATGGAGGGCACCACGCGGCCCGAGTACGGCAAGGTCGTGGACATCGTGACCCGCGACTCGCTGCGTGAGCTGGCCACCCCGGGTCTGCTCGCGGTGTTCGCCCCGATCGCCGTCGGCTTCGGCCTCGGCACCGGTGCGCTGGCCGGGTACCTGGCCGGTGCGATCGCGACCGGCACCCTGATGGCGATCTTCCTCGCCAACTCCGGTGGTGCCTGGGACAACGCGAAGAAGCTGGTCGAGGACGGCTACCACGGTGGCAAGGGCTCCGAGGCGCACGCCGCGACGGTCATCGGTGACACCGTCGGTGACCCGTTCAAGGACACCGCGGGCCCGGCGATCAACCCGCTGATCAAGGTGATGAACCTGGTCTCGGTGCTGATCGCGCCGGCCGTCGTGCAGTTCTCGATCGGGCCGGACGCCTCGGCCGGCGTCCGGATCGCGATCTCGCTGGTCGCGGTGGCCATCATCATCGCCGCGATCGTGGTGTCGAAGCGGCGCGCGAGCGTCATGACGGAGACGCCGAGCGAGGACACCACCCCGGCGAAGACCGCCTGATCTCCACCCCCGGCCGGGCCCGTCACGCACGCAGCGTGACGGGCCCGGCCTTTTTCCGGCCCGGCGGTTGCGATCCGCAATCGTCTCGGTACCGTCGGGAAAGAGCTTCGCGTCGGCAGGAGGTGTCTGGGTGCGGCCCGGCAAGTCCGTGTTCTTGGTGGTGCTCACCGGGCTCTGCGTGAGCCTGTCGGGGTGCGGCCGGCAACCGGCGAGAACCGTCGAGCCGGGCGGCCCCGGGATGTCCCGGGAAGAGGTGCAGCGGCAGGACGCCGCCGCCGTGTGGGCCGACGAGTACTGCACCGCGGTCGGCTCGCTGGTGCAGGGCCTGGCGACGATGCCGAGCGTCGACCCGAGCAGCCCGGACCGTGCGTTGCGGACCTCCAGCGAGCTGCTCGGATCGGTCATCGGCGGCTTGGACCGGGCGCTGGACGGCCTCACCACGCTGCCGCCGTCCCCGGTGCCGGGCGGCGACCAGGTGCGGGCCCAGGCGGTCACCGACTTCCAGGGCGTGCGCGACCGCGCCCAGGCCGCGCGTCAGCGGCTGGACGCGGCCGACGCCGATCGCCTCGACGAAGCGACGCTCGGGCAGGCGCACGGCCCGCTGGACGAGGTCGCCCACCTCGACCTGCTCGACCGGTTCAACACCGTGCCCGAGCTGGCGACCGCTGTCGCCCACGCCCCGGTCTGCCAGCAGCTCACCGTCGAGGCCTCACCCCGCTAACCCATGCGGGCCCGCGCGTAGGCGGCGATGGCATCCCGCAGGTACTCGGCGAAGCCCGGGTTGAGCTTGTCGTACCGGCTGCGGAACCGCTCGTCGTCGGCGTAGAGCCGGCCCAGTCCGGTGTAGGACTCCGCGTCCGGCGTCCAGTGGTGCTCCAGCCAGGCGCGGTGCGCGGCGACCGCGTCGAGCACGCGCTCGTCGTCGGCCGGCACGCCCGCGCGTGCCAGTTCGATCAGCCGGTCGGTCGCCTCGCCGCCCTGCCGGTTGACCGCGGCCCACTTCTCCGTGGACCAGTTCCTGCTCCGTTCGTGTGACTGCGTGGCTTGCGAGCCCCACCGGTCGGCGGCCTCCCGTGCGAGCTGCTTCGCCGTTTCCGAGTCCGGTGAGAACCCGTCGAACAGCTCTTTCGCGGACATCCGTTCCCCTCCTTCCAGTTCGTTGATCGTGCGGGCGACGGTGCCGGCGAGCCGGTCCAGCCGATCGCGCTCCGCCAGCAGCCATTTCCGGTGCAGGCGCAGTGCCTCGGCCCGGTCCGCGGTTCCGTCCAGGATCTCCGCGATCGTGTCCAGGCCGAGGCCCAGTTCCCGCAGCAGCAGGATCTGCTGCAGCCGGATGAGCTGGTCACGCCGGTAGAAGCGCCTCCCACTGGCGTCGGCGAAGGCCGGTGGCAGCAGGCCGATGCCGTCGTAGTGCCGGAGGGTCCGGGAGGTCACCCCGGAGGCCTTCGACACCTGGGCGATCGACATCGGCTCGTCCATCTCGTCTCCATTCGTGCCCGTGAAAATCACCGTAGAGGTTGACGCTGCGTCAACTTCAAGAACTTTTTTGGCGCGACGGCTCGCGGGAAATCGAACGGGTGTTCTACCCTGTCGGCTGTGGATCAGATGTCGCTCTTCTCGGCGGAGGCGAGCGGCCCGGACATCGCCGACCTGTGCGGCGTCCTGTGCGGGCAGGGCCAGATCACCGGGTTCGCGCGCACCGCCGCCCGCCTCACCGTGGAGGTGGACGAGGTGTGGCGCGCGCGGGTGCTGGCCGCCGAGTTCGGACGGCGCGGGGTGTCGGCCGAGCTGGGCCGCACCGAGGAGGGCAGGCCACTGATCCGCACGGCGTTCCGGCGGGACCTGATCGGGCTGGCGAGGGCGTGGCTCGACGACGACGGCAAGGCGCTGCCGGGCCGGTTCCGGCTCACCGGTGCGGCACTGCGGCTGTGGGCGCTGGCATCCGGCCGCCCGGGCGTCCAGGGCTATCTGCTGGCCGTCGACGAGCGGGCGCCGGAGACGCACGAGCCGCTGGCCGGGGCGTTCCGGCAACTGGGGCTGCCGGCCCAGCTGGTGGGGCCGAAGGGCGGCGGGCCCGCGGTGCGGGTCACCGGCCGCCGCAGGCTGGCGACGCTGGCCGAGCTGATCGGCATGCCGCCGCCCGGCGCCGAACCGGTGTGGCCACAAGCACCGGCCCGGCAGGCGGTCTGATCAGGCGGGGATGGGGATGGGCACCGGCAGCGCGGCAGGCCGCGGCAGCATGCACCCGTCGCGCACCAGGCTCAGCTGCCCGCCGCGGGAGAAGCAGGCCGGGATGCGGTAGGTCTGCTGGCCGTAGGTGAGGCCGCGCTGGGCGAACACGACGCCGTTCTCGTCCACCTCGCACGGGTTGTTGAACGTGCACACCTCGCCGTCGTCGTTGCCCGTGTTGTTGACTCCGACGATCTGGTGGGTCGCGTCGTCGACGATCGGCGATCCGGACGTGCCGTGGATCGTGTCGCAGCCCGGGGCGTAGCGGATGGAGTCCTTCCAGGTCCAGCCGCCTTCGCGGACCGAGTACACGACGCGGTCGATCGAGCAGTGCCAGGTGCGCGTGAAGTACCCGGAGACGACGCTGACCGGGGTGCCGACGTTCGCCGGCGCCGCGGCGATCGTCAGCGGCCGTCCGCCGGTCTCGCGGGCGATTTCGCGGTAGGACGAGTCGAGCGCGTAGACGGCGATGTCGGTGTCCGTCATCGTCGCGTACACGACCTTCGTCGCGTGCAGCTCGCCCAGCACGCGGCCGTCCGCGCCGAGCAGCCCCATGGCGCGGTGGGCCGGCTGGTTGACGATCACCTCGCCGGGCTCCGGCATGCCCGACTCCAGGCAGTGACCGTTCGTCAGGACGAGTGCCCGGTCGGTTTCGTCCGACTGGGGCAGCCGGACGAGCGAGCCCGAGCAGTTGCTGAGCTTGACGATCCCGGTGTAGTCCGGGGCGGGCGCGGCGAACGCCGGAACGGACCCGGCCAGCGCGGGGCCGAGGAGGACGACGGTCAGAACCGTGAGCAGGCGGCGGAACATGACGCGGAGCGTAGCGGAACGGTCACCCAGAAGCCCCGAGCGGCGTGTGTCCGGTATCACGTGCTAGGTGTGGAAAGGGACGGACGGCGCACGTCGTCGGACTTCCGGATCGCGGAGCGGCGCGGCGTGTTGCGTCACCTCGGGGGACATGAGCGACCGGCAACGTGCACACTTGCTGGTTGAACAGGCGCCGCTGTCACAGCGGCGGGATGAAGCAGGAGAGCGGACAGCGTGGCTGGATCGACGAAGACGAAGAAGAACGACGCCGGGGCGAACGGCGCCGGTCGTCGACGGCTGGTGATCGTCGAGTCGCCCGCCAAGGCCCGCAAGATCGCGTCCTACCTCGGCCCGGGCTACGTGGTGGAGTCCTCGGTCGGGCACATCCGCGACCTGCCGTCGAAGGCCGACGACGTCCCGGCCAAGTACAAGGGCGAGTCCTGGGCGAAGCTCGGCGTGAACGTCGACCACGACTTCGAACCGCTCTACGTCGTGTCCGCGGACAAGAAGGCCAAGGTCACCGAGCTCAAGGGCCTGCTCAAGGACGTCGACGAGCTCTTCCTCGCCACCGACCCCGACCGTGAGGGCGAGGCCATCGCCTGGCACCTGCTGGAGACCCTCAAGCCGAAGGTCCCGGTGCGCCGGATGGTCTTCCACGAGGTCACCGAGCAGGCCGTCCGCGCGGCCGCCGAGGACACCCGCGAGCTGGACGGGGACCTCGTCGACGCGCAGGAGACCCGTCGCATCCTGGACCGGCTCTACGGCTACGAGGTCTCGCCGGTGCTGTGGAAGAAGGTCATGCCGAGGCTGTCGGCGGGCCGCGTGCAGTCGGTGGCGACCCGCCTGGTCGTCGAGCGCGAGCGGGAGCGCATCAAGTTCACCTCGGCCTCCTACTGGGACATCTCGGCGACGATGGACGCGGGCGAGGACGCGACACCCCGTCAGTTCCCGGCGCGCCTGGTGTCGGTCGACGGCGCGCGCCTGGCCACCGGCAAGGACTTCGACGCCTCGGGGCAGCTGAAGGCGAACGCGCAGGACGTCCGGGTGCTCGACGAGGCCGGCGCGCGGGCGCTGGCCCAGGGCCTGCACCAGCGGGACTTCAAGGTCACCAGCGTCGAGGAGAAGCCGTACACCCGGCGGCCGTACGCGCCGTTCATGACGTCGACGCTGCAGCAGGAGGCCGGCCGCAAGCTGCGCTTCAACGCCGAGACGACCATGCAGATCGCGCAGCGGCTGTACCAGAACGGGTACATCACCTACATGCGTACCGACTCCACGACGCTGTCGGAGTCGGCGCTCGCGGCGGCCCGCAGCCAGGCGACCGAGCTGTACGGCAAGGACCACGTCTCGCCGACGCCGCGGCAGTACACCCGCAAGGTCAAGAACGCGCAGGAGGCCCACGAGGCGATCCGGCCCGCGGGTGAGGTGTTCCGGACGCCCGGCCAGGTCGCGGGCGAGCTGCAGGCCGACGAGTTCCGGCTGTACGAGCTGATCTGGCAGCGCACGATCGCCTCGCAGATGGCCGACGCGAAGGGCACCACGATCTCGGTGCGCATCACCGGCACCTCGAGCACGGGCGAGGAGTGCACCTTCGCCTCGTCCGGCCGCACCATCACCTTCGCCGGCTTCCTCAAGGCCTACGTCGAGGCCGTGGACGCCGACTCGGGCGCCGAGGCGGACGACAAGCAGAGCCGTCTGCCGCAGCTGGTCAAGGACCAGCCGGTGACGGCGACCGAGCTGTCCCCGGACGGCCACGCGACCACGCCGCCGGCCCGGTACAACGAGCCCAGCCTGGTCAGCAAGCTGGAGGAGCTGGGCATCGGCCGCCCGTCGACGTACGCGTCGATCATCAAGACCATCCAGGACCGCGGTTACGTGTGGAAGAAGGGTTCCGCCCTGGTCCCGTCGTGGGTGGCCTTCGCCGTGGTCGGGCTGCTCGAGCGGCACTTCGAGCGGCTGGTCGACTACGACTTCACCGCCGCGATGGAGGACGAGCTCGACCGCATCGCGGCCGGGAACGAGCAGCGCACCCGGTGGCTGTCGCGGTTCTACTTCGGCGGCGAGCAGGGCGTGGATGGCTCGGTCGGCCGCCTGGGCGGGCTGAAGAAGCTGGTCAGCGGTGGTGTCGAGGACATCGACCCGCGCGAGATCAACTCCATCCCGATGTTCGAGGACCACGACGGCCGCACGGTGTACGTGCGGGTGGGCCGCTACGGCCCGTACATCGAGCGCGAGGTCGACGGGAAGCCGCAGCGCGCGAACCTGCCCGAGGACCTGCCGCCGGACGAGCTGACCGCGGAGATCGCGGAGAAGCTGTTCGCGACGCCGCAGGAGGGCCGCTCGCTGGGCGTGGACCCGGTCAGCGGGCACGAGATCGTCGCCAAGGAGGGCCGCTTCGGCCCGTACGTGACCGAGGTGCTGCCCGAGCCCGAGGAGGCCGAGGGCGGCAAGAAGACCAGCAAGGCGAAGAAGCCGAAGC
Coding sequences within it:
- a CDS encoding MerR family transcriptional regulator, with protein sequence MDEPMSIAQVSKASGVTSRTLRHYDGIGLLPPAFADASGRRFYRRDQLIRLQQILLLRELGLGLDTIAEILDGTADRAEALRLHRKWLLAERDRLDRLAGTVARTINELEGGERMSAKELFDGFSPDSETAKQLAREAADRWGSQATQSHERSRNWSTEKWAAVNRQGGEATDRLIELARAGVPADDERVLDAVAAHRAWLEHHWTPDAESYTGLGRLYADDERFRSRYDKLNPGFAEYLRDAIAAYARARMG
- a CDS encoding trypsin-like serine peptidase, which encodes MFRRLLTVLTVVLLGPALAGSVPAFAAPAPDYTGIVKLSNCSGSLVRLPQSDETDRALVLTNGHCLESGMPEPGEVIVNQPAHRAMGLLGADGRVLGELHATKVVYATMTDTDIAVYALDSSYREIARETGGRPLTIAAAPANVGTPVSVVSGYFTRTWHCSIDRVVYSVREGGWTWKDSIRYAPGCDTIHGTSGSPIVDDATHQIVGVNNTGNDDGEVCTFNNPCEVDENGVVFAQRGLTYGQQTYRIPACFSRGGQLSLVRDGCMLPRPAALPVPIPIPA
- the topA gene encoding type I DNA topoisomerase yields the protein MAGSTKTKKNDAGANGAGRRRLVIVESPAKARKIASYLGPGYVVESSVGHIRDLPSKADDVPAKYKGESWAKLGVNVDHDFEPLYVVSADKKAKVTELKGLLKDVDELFLATDPDREGEAIAWHLLETLKPKVPVRRMVFHEVTEQAVRAAAEDTRELDGDLVDAQETRRILDRLYGYEVSPVLWKKVMPRLSAGRVQSVATRLVVERERERIKFTSASYWDISATMDAGEDATPRQFPARLVSVDGARLATGKDFDASGQLKANAQDVRVLDEAGARALAQGLHQRDFKVTSVEEKPYTRRPYAPFMTSTLQQEAGRKLRFNAETTMQIAQRLYQNGYITYMRTDSTTLSESALAAARSQATELYGKDHVSPTPRQYTRKVKNAQEAHEAIRPAGEVFRTPGQVAGELQADEFRLYELIWQRTIASQMADAKGTTISVRITGTSSTGEECTFASSGRTITFAGFLKAYVEAVDADSGAEADDKQSRLPQLVKDQPVTATELSPDGHATTPPARYNEPSLVSKLEELGIGRPSTYASIIKTIQDRGYVWKKGSALVPSWVAFAVVGLLERHFERLVDYDFTAAMEDELDRIAAGNEQRTRWLSRFYFGGEQGVDGSVGRLGGLKKLVSGGVEDIDPREINSIPMFEDHDGRTVYVRVGRYGPYIEREVDGKPQRANLPEDLPPDELTAEIAEKLFATPQEGRSLGVDPVSGHEIVAKEGRFGPYVTEVLPEPEEAEGGKKTSKAKKPKPRTGSLFQSMDIQTVTLEDALKLLSLPRVVGKDPESGEEITAQNGRYGPYLKKGTDSRSLSSEDQIFSITLDEALKIYAEPKQRGRRGPAKPPLKELGEDPVSKKPMVVKDGRFGPYVTDGEYNATLRKGDSIEGLTPERASELLAEKRAKGPAPKKKAPARKAPAKKAAAKK